From a single Vigna unguiculata cultivar IT97K-499-35 unplaced genomic scaffold, ASM411807v1 contig_3, whole genome shotgun sequence genomic region:
- the LOC114171580 gene encoding uncharacterized protein LOC114171580: MILALIKVLKKRIPPFTLMSRRGTAEEKTAKSDPIYRNRLVNMLVNRILKHGKKSLAYQILYRAMKKIQQKTETNPLSVLRQAIRGVTPDIAVKARRVGGSTHQVPVEIGSAQGKALAIRWLLGASRKRPGRNMAFKLSSELVDAAKGSGDAIRKKEETHRMAEANRAFAHFR, from the coding sequence atgattttagccCTTATAAAAGTTCTAAAAAAACGGATTCCTCCTTTCACGCTCATGTCACGGCGAGGTACTGCAGAAGAAAAAACCGCAAAATCCGATCCAATTTATCGTAATCGATTAGTTAACATGTTGGTTAACCGTATTCTGAAACACGGAAAAAAATCATTGGCTTATCAAATTCTCTATCGAGCTATGAAAAAGATTCAACAAAAGACAGAAACAAATCCACTATCTGTTTTACGTCAAGCAATACGTGGAGTAACTCCCGATATAGCAGTAAAAGCAAGACGCGTAGGCGGATCAACTCATCAAGTTCCCGTTGAAATAGGATCCGCACAAGGAAAAGCACTTGCCATTCGTTGGTTATTGGGGGCATCCCGAAAACGTCCGGGTCGAAATATGGCTTTCAAATTAAGTTCCGAATTAGTGGATGCTGCCAAAGGTAGTGGCGATGCCATACGCAAAAAGGAAGAGACTCATAGAATGGCAGAGGCAAATAGAGCTTTTGCACATTTTCGTTAA